From the genome of Tachysurus fulvidraco isolate hzauxx_2018 chromosome 20, HZAU_PFXX_2.0, whole genome shotgun sequence, one region includes:
- the vsig8a gene encoding V-set and immunoglobulin domain-containing protein 8a — protein sequence MSRVPASRLRPSSVLILPCVVSVLFSSGVTLAMKITSTGPQTLQLALGDQKTLPCTYTPGPEDVGGLDIEWTLVSPDTTQKDIVFLSFSGGNKYYHGDPAFLKGVDFAVSDPSLGDASLSIAELTAAHTGTYQCKVKKAPGLDMRKITLLILERPSVPKCWLEGDEGIGTSVSLRCMSDHGTPPIQYVWRRESGGPIPPTVTQDPFLGDLFIANHSLELAGIYACEVSNAVGKESCRINLQATKPPNRAGVIAGVVSGCLLLICIIIIILLLLFFRCRSQHRRYEKEFSNEIREDVPAPESRPTSRVSSLHSRPVYSQMSQTEQHQVESSSTGYTLPKYHNKYGYIV from the exons ATGAGTCGCGTTCCAGCTTCACGCCTCCGTCCGTCGTCTGTTCTCATCCTGCCGTGTGTCGTGAGCGTGTTGTTCAGCTCAG GTGTGACCTTGGCGATGAAGATCACCTCCACTGGGCCGCAGACATTACAGCTGGCGCTAGGAGATCAGAAAACCCTGCCGTGTACGTACACACCTGGGCCCGAGGATGTCGGAGGCCTGGACATAGAGTGGACGCTGGTCAGTCCAGACACCACGCAAAAAGACATAGTG TTCCTATCCTTCTCTGGTGGAAATAAATATTACCACGGCGACCCGGCGTTTCTGAAGGGGGTGGACTTTGCGGTGAGTGACCCCTCTTTGGGCGACGCCTCACTGTCGATCGCTGAGCTCACGGCCGCCCACACGGGAACGTACCAGTGTAAAGTGAAGAAAGCTCCGGGTTTGGACATGCGCAAAATCACTCTGCTGATTCTGG AGCGCCCGTCAGTGCCCAAGTGTTGGCTGGAAGGGGACGAGGGCATCGGGACGTCCGTGTCCCTCCGCTGCATGTCGGATCACGGAACTCCACCCATCCAGTACGTGTGGAGGAGAGAAAGCGGGGGTCCGATTCCTCCCACCGTGACACAGG ATCCATTCCTTGGAGATCTCTTTATCGCCAATCACTCCCTGGAATTGGCAGGTATTTACGCATGTGAGGTGTCTAACGCTGTGGGGAAAGAGAGCTGTCGAATCAACCTGCAGGCCACAAAAC ctccaAACAGAGCCGGTGTAATCGCAGGTGTCGTGTCAGGATGTCTGCTGCTCatctgcatcatcatcatcatcctgttGCTCCTCTTCTTCCGATGCAGGTCGCAGCATCGACGCTATGAGAAAGAGTTCTCCAATGAGATCAG GGAGGACGTTCCGGCGCCCGAGAGCCGACCGACGAGTCGCGTTTCCAGTCTTCATTCCAGACCGGTTTACAGCCAAATGAGCCAAACCGAACAGCACCAAGTGGAATCCAGCAGCACAGGATACACGTTGCCCAAATACCACAACAAATACGGCTACATCGTGTGA
- the atp6v1b2 gene encoding V-type proton ATPase subunit B, brain isoform: MKALRGMVSGAVNEITSAVSGHKIAATREHVLAVNRDYISQPRLTYKTVSGVNGPLVILDQVKFPRYAEIVHLTLPDGTKRSGQVLEVTGSKAVVQVFEGTSGIDAKKTSCEFTGDILRTPVSEDMLGRVFNGSGKPIDRGPAVLAEDYLDIMGQPINPQCRIYPEEMIQTGISAIDGMNSIARGQKIPIFSAAGLPHNEIAAQICRQAGLVKKSKDVTDYSDDNFAIVFAAMGVNMETARFFKSDFEENGSMDNVCLFLNLANDPTIERIITPRLALTAAEFLAYQCEKHVLVILTDMSSYAEALREVSAAREEVPGRRGFPGYMYTDLATIYERAGRVEGRNGSITQIPILTMPNDDITHPIPDLTGYITEGQIYVDRQLHNRQIYPPINVLPSLSRLMKSAIGEGMTRKDHSDVSNQLYACYAIGKDVQAMKAVVGEEALTADDLLYLEFLQKFEKNFISQGAYENRTVYETLDIGWQLMRIFPKEMLKRIPQSTLSEFYPRESKH; encoded by the exons ATGAAGGCTCTTCGAGGAATGGTGAGCGGAGCCGTGAACGAGATTACATCGGCTGTCAGCGGGCATAAAATTGCCGCGACCCGTGAACACGTCCTCGCAGTCAACCGCGACTACATCTCTCAACCGAGACTGA CATATAAAACTGTATCAGGTGTCAATGGGCCTCTGGTGATCTTGGACCAAGTGAAG TTTCCCAGGTACGCCGAGATCGTCCACTTGACCCTCCCCGATGGCACGAAGCGCAGCGGCCAGGTGCTGGAGGTCACCGGCTCCAAAGCCGTCGTCCAG GTGTTTGAAGGAACATCAGGTATTGATGCCAAGAAGACAAGCTGTGAATTTACAGGGGACATTTTACGCACGCCCGTGTCTGAGGACATGCTGG GCCGCGTGTTTAACGGATCAGGAAAGCCGATCGACCGAGGTCCGGCCGTCTTGGCCGAGGATTACTTGGACATCATGG GCCAACCCATCAACCCACAGTGCCGTATCTACCCTGAGGAGATGATCCAGACCGGCATCTCGGCCATCGACGGCATGAACAGCATCGCTAGAGGGCAGAAAATCCCCATTTTCTCTGCAGCCGGTCTCCCACACAACGAG ATCGCAGCGCAGATCTGTCGGCAGGCCGGTCTGGTCAAGAAGTCCAAAGATGTGACGGACTACAGCGATGACAACTTTGCCATTGTGTTTGCAGCTATGGGG GTGAACATGGAGACAGCTAGATTTTTCAAGTCTGACTTCGAGGAGAATGGATCCATGGACAATGTGTGCCTGTTCCTGAATCTGGCCAATGATCCTAC GATTGAACGCATCATCACTCCTCGACTGGCGCTGACCGCCGCTGAGTTCCTGGCCTATCAGTGTGAGAAACACGTCCTGGTCATCCTGACTGATATGAGCTCCTACGCTGAAGCCCTGCGAGAG GTGTCTGCAGCGAGAGAGGAAGTGCCCGGACGGCGTGGTTTCCCTGGTTACATGTACACCGATCTGGCGACAATCTACGAGCGGGCGGGGCGAGTGGAGGGACGTAACGGTTCCATCACTCAGATCCCCATTCTCACCATGCCCAAtgatg ACATCACACATCCCATTCCTGATTTGACCggctacatcacagagggtcaGATCTATGTTGACCGACAGCTTCACAACAGACAG ATTTATCCTCCGATCAACGTGCTGCCGTCTCTGTCCCGACTCATGAAGTCGGCCATCGGAGAGGGAATGACACGCAAGGACCACTCGGATGTCTCCAACCAGCTG TACGCGTGTTACGCCATCGGGAAAGACGTCCAGGCCATGAAGGCCGTAGTAGGAGAAGAAGCTCTGACGGCCGACGATCTGCTCTACCTGGAGTTCCTGCAGAAGTTTGAGAAGAATTTCATCTCTCAAG GCGCTTACGAAAACCGCACCGTGTACGAAACCCTGGACATCGGCTGGCAGCTGATGCGAATTTTCCCTAAAGAGATGCTGAAGAGGATCCCGCAGAGCACGCTGTCCGAGTTTTACCCCCGAGAGTCCAAACACTGA